In Bosea vestrisii, the following are encoded in one genomic region:
- a CDS encoding SDR family NAD(P)-dependent oxidoreductase, whose translation MTSLPYRSALIVGAGSGISASVARALATQGIKVGLAARNTDKLAALAAETGAATFTVDASDPAAVAGLFEAAEAQIGEPDIVVYNASGRLRGPITELDPAGVAQALAVTAYGAFLVTQQAARRMLPHGRGAILLTGATAGIKGFALSAPFAMGKFALRGLAQSAARELGPKGIHVAHFVIDGAVRSTRHPDTNDNTLDPDAIAQSYLDVLRQPRSAWSLEVELRPWLESF comes from the coding sequence ATGACATCCCTTCCCTATCGCAGCGCCCTGATCGTCGGAGCCGGCTCGGGCATCAGCGCATCGGTCGCCCGTGCGCTTGCCACACAAGGCATCAAGGTCGGCCTCGCCGCGCGCAATACCGACAAGCTCGCGGCGCTCGCTGCCGAAACGGGCGCCGCGACCTTCACAGTCGACGCCTCCGATCCGGCCGCCGTCGCCGGCCTGTTCGAAGCGGCTGAGGCCCAGATCGGCGAGCCCGACATCGTTGTCTATAACGCCAGCGGCCGGCTGCGCGGGCCGATCACGGAGCTCGATCCAGCAGGGGTCGCGCAGGCGCTCGCGGTCACCGCCTATGGCGCCTTCCTGGTGACGCAGCAGGCGGCGCGGCGGATGCTGCCGCATGGGCGCGGCGCCATCCTGCTCACCGGTGCGACCGCAGGCATCAAGGGCTTCGCGCTGTCGGCGCCCTTCGCTATGGGCAAGTTCGCCCTGCGCGGCCTCGCCCAGAGCGCCGCGCGCGAGCTCGGGCCGAAGGGCATCCATGTCGCGCATTTCGTCATCGACGGCGCCGTGCGCAGCACCCGCCATCCGGATACGAACGACAACACGCTCGACCCGGATGCGATCGCCCAGAGCTATCTCGACGTGCTCAGACAGCCGCGCAGCGCCTGGTCGCTCGAGGTCGAGCTCAGGCCCTGGCTCGAGAGCTTCTGA
- a CDS encoding RraA family protein has translation MPTRLATPAHPRLPQVLIDAWQAVPSSVIADQLGGIGHADPAIRPIRPFAPGKRLVGQAITAWCEPADYGPVHHAISIAERGDVVVVAAGGRKDAAMIGDLLGGAARRKGIAGVVVDGAVRDVGPVSQWPDFVFFSRWIMPRGPSSMERGVVNGSIVFGGVAVSPHDLVVGDDDGLVFVPHGLVEAKLAPCLARVKAEAEWEVLLAGGASTVETFKVPPIEKL, from the coding sequence ATGCCGACCCGTCTCGCCACGCCTGCCCATCCGCGCCTGCCGCAGGTCCTGATCGATGCTTGGCAGGCGGTGCCGAGCTCGGTGATCGCCGACCAGCTCGGCGGCATCGGTCATGCCGATCCGGCGATCCGTCCGATCCGGCCGTTCGCGCCGGGCAAGCGCCTGGTCGGCCAGGCGATCACCGCCTGGTGCGAGCCGGCCGATTACGGGCCGGTGCATCATGCGATCAGCATCGCCGAGCGCGGCGATGTCGTGGTGGTCGCGGCCGGCGGGCGCAAGGATGCGGCGATGATCGGCGACCTGCTCGGCGGCGCCGCCCGGCGCAAGGGCATTGCCGGCGTCGTCGTCGACGGCGCCGTGCGCGATGTCGGGCCGGTCTCGCAATGGCCCGACTTCGTGTTCTTCTCGCGCTGGATCATGCCGCGCGGCCCGTCCTCGATGGAGCGCGGCGTCGTCAACGGATCGATCGTCTTCGGCGGGGTCGCCGTATCGCCGCATGACCTTGTCGTCGGCGACGATGACGGGCTCGTCTTCGTGCCGCACGGTCTAGTCGAGGCCAAGCTTGCTCCCTGCCTGGCGCGGGTGAAGGCCGAGGCCGAATGGGAGGTCCTGCTCGCCGGCGGCGCCTCGACGGTCGAGACCTTCAAGGTGCCGCCGATCGAGAAGCTCTGA
- a CDS encoding PLP-dependent aminotransferase family protein — protein MSSPKSPPARPAFARWLSTGNSITQQFMAIGGRADVVSLAGGLPAPELYPVEAIAAAQERTLMRWGTQILEYGAIEGLPALRAAIAERFSATTGRRFGPENVLLTTGAMQGLDLVGKTLVDPGEMILSQFPTYLGALDAWRPRMPRYEKLDWSLEAPGQDAALRQAKFVYAVPNYSNPTGVLVPQDQRAAMLDKVEAAGTWLLEDDPYLPLQFDGPAGPSILAHHAQRHPNGAYAGPVIYLGTLSKSLVPGLRVGWVVADASLIATLALAKQSTDIASSLLTQAIALEMIESDFEAQHIPKIVATYRERRDALCSAAAEHLSEWFDWEVPPGGMFVWMRAKDGAIDTDALYTHALAENVAFVPSSVFDPTGALKSAMRINFTRSAPDVLVEGVRRLARAVRRLLAERPGRAA, from the coding sequence ATGTCCTCTCCCAAATCGCCCCCCGCCCGGCCGGCCTTTGCCCGCTGGCTCTCGACCGGCAACAGCATCACCCAGCAGTTCATGGCGATCGGCGGGCGGGCGGATGTCGTCAGCCTCGCTGGCGGCCTGCCGGCTCCCGAGCTCTATCCGGTCGAGGCGATCGCCGCCGCGCAGGAGCGGACGCTGATGCGGTGGGGCACGCAGATCCTCGAATATGGGGCGATCGAAGGGCTGCCGGCGCTGCGAGCCGCGATCGCCGAGCGCTTCAGCGCTACGACTGGACGCCGCTTTGGGCCTGAGAACGTACTGCTGACCACGGGCGCGATGCAGGGGCTCGACCTTGTCGGCAAGACGCTGGTCGATCCCGGTGAGATGATCCTGTCGCAATTCCCGACCTATCTCGGCGCACTCGATGCCTGGCGGCCGCGTATGCCGCGTTATGAGAAACTCGACTGGAGCCTTGAGGCGCCCGGGCAGGACGCGGCGCTGCGGCAGGCGAAATTCGTCTATGCCGTGCCGAACTATTCCAACCCGACCGGGGTGCTGGTGCCGCAGGATCAGCGCGCCGCCATGCTCGACAAGGTCGAGGCGGCCGGGACCTGGCTGCTCGAGGACGATCCCTATCTGCCGCTGCAATTCGACGGGCCGGCCGGACCGAGCATCCTCGCCCATCATGCGCAGCGCCATCCCAACGGCGCCTATGCCGGGCCGGTGATCTATCTGGGCACGCTGTCGAAGAGTCTGGTTCCGGGCCTGCGCGTCGGCTGGGTCGTGGCCGACGCCTCGCTGATTGCGACGCTGGCGCTGGCCAAGCAGTCGACCGACATCGCCTCCAGCCTGCTGACGCAGGCGATCGCGCTGGAGATGATCGAGAGCGATTTCGAGGCGCAGCACATTCCGAAGATCGTCGCGACCTATCGCGAGCGGCGCGACGCGCTGTGTTCCGCGGCGGCCGAGCATCTCTCGGAGTGGTTCGACTGGGAGGTGCCGCCGGGCGGCATGTTCGTCTGGATGCGGGCCAAGGATGGGGCGATCGACACCGACGCGCTCTATACTCATGCGCTGGCCGAGAACGTCGCCTTCGTGCCGTCGAGCGTGTTCGATCCGACGGGCGCCCTGAAGAGCGCGATGCGGATCAATTTCACCCGCTCGGCGCCGGACGTCTTGGTCGAGGGCGTGCGCCGGCTGGCGCGGGCGGTAAGGCGTCTTCTCGCCGAGCGGCCCGGCCGGGCGGCGTGA